In the Prosthecobacter vanneervenii genome, one interval contains:
- a CDS encoding lipocalin family protein: MLFRSLILGCLMPGLISCASMKQMPLKTVPKVDLQRYQGDWFVFAHIPYLLEKGKVGTLDRYALRADGRMDNIFLFRRGSLDAPLEQWKGVAWVHNKETNAEWRVQFFWPLKVPYLIIDLDPDYRWSVVGYPNRKLAWVLSRKPVLDEATYNGILERMAMQGYDTSLLAKVPQKPE; this comes from the coding sequence ATGCTCTTTCGATCTTTGATTCTCGGCTGCCTGATGCCCGGCCTGATCTCCTGCGCCTCCATGAAACAGATGCCGTTGAAAACGGTCCCCAAGGTCGATCTTCAGCGCTATCAAGGTGACTGGTTCGTCTTTGCTCACATCCCGTATCTTTTGGAAAAGGGCAAGGTGGGCACGCTGGACCGCTACGCGCTGCGTGCAGATGGACGGATGGATAACATCTTCCTCTTCCGACGCGGCAGTCTAGACGCGCCGCTGGAGCAGTGGAAGGGAGTGGCCTGGGTGCACAATAAGGAGACTAATGCCGAGTGGCGCGTACAGTTTTTCTGGCCGCTGAAGGTGCCGTATCTGATCATTGATCTCGACCCGGACTACCGCTGGAGCGTGGTAGGCTATCCCAATCGCAAACTGGCCTGGGTGCTCAGCCGTAAACCGGTGCTCGATGAGGCAACCTACAACGGCATTTTGGAGAGGATGGCGATGCAGGGCTACGATACAAGCCTGCTGGCCAAGGTGCCGCAGAAGCCGGAATAA
- a CDS encoding alkaline phosphatase, protein MKLKHATHFIAALSGLSALSSAFAAPSVTRLNPPSALFSYNDATPPYISRFLPAQRFDLQATIQADAGKTITSVVFKVNGVAVVPATGASAITSIGSDKFSATVRAYSNNTPGVKTLTVEATQSDSLQASATGNFEIASITLNAGRKAKNIIWVIGDGTGIAHRTAARIVSKGAALGKAVDPLAIDTLPVTGIVTTHSLNSIVTDSAPGAHCYSTGNKANNGQEGVFPDDTADKWDNPRVEHMGNYLARTQNKWLGIVTTADVEDATPAAFAVSTQDRGAGTGICDMYLDEAATNHNLHVLMGGGRKWFLPSTTSGSGRVNSSTASGADYVVPSDIQAGWSVPAGAVDPNRDLIADFQTAGFYYAPNLAGLNAMTGSETKLLGLFNSGHMDVSLDKIAYRRTGTAAAGSLISTYPDQPMLEEMTDKALSVLSKNANGFVIMIEAASVDKQAHNMDTERWVHDAIELDRAVAKCIAFQAANPDTLIIVTADHECAGINIIGGSLVTNSSLVTRAASGGGAAQLRAPVVGTYDNAKFPAYTNAADGYPTTMDVDYRMLIGYAGNSDRYEDWLTNPTYNQDPIARDTAGNFLVTGQQPGTGVQSAVHTASDIPLSAGGRGAAAFTGVFDNTDAFFKAMQAAIGGAK, encoded by the coding sequence ATGAAACTCAAACATGCCACGCACTTCATTGCTGCGTTGAGCGGCCTTAGCGCCCTTAGCAGCGCCTTCGCGGCGCCCTCCGTCACCCGTCTGAACCCGCCCAGTGCACTGTTCAGCTATAACGACGCCACACCTCCCTACATCTCACGCTTCCTTCCGGCCCAGCGATTTGACCTGCAGGCCACCATTCAGGCTGATGCCGGGAAGACGATCACGAGCGTCGTCTTCAAGGTCAATGGCGTCGCCGTGGTTCCTGCCACTGGCGCCTCTGCCATCACCAGCATTGGTTCTGACAAGTTCAGCGCCACTGTCCGTGCGTATTCCAACAACACCCCAGGTGTGAAAACACTGACGGTGGAAGCCACGCAGAGCGACTCTCTTCAAGCCTCTGCAACGGGAAACTTTGAGATCGCAAGCATCACCCTGAACGCTGGACGCAAGGCAAAGAACATCATCTGGGTCATCGGTGATGGCACTGGGATCGCCCACCGCACTGCTGCGCGCATCGTCTCCAAAGGAGCTGCGCTTGGCAAGGCCGTGGATCCTCTGGCCATCGACACGCTGCCAGTCACCGGCATCGTCACGACGCATTCCCTGAACTCGATTGTCACTGACTCCGCCCCTGGCGCCCACTGCTATTCCACCGGCAACAAGGCCAACAATGGCCAGGAAGGAGTGTTCCCTGATGACACTGCAGACAAGTGGGACAACCCACGAGTCGAGCACATGGGCAACTACCTTGCCCGCACGCAGAACAAGTGGCTTGGAATTGTCACCACGGCAGATGTGGAAGACGCCACGCCCGCTGCTTTCGCCGTCTCCACCCAGGACCGCGGCGCTGGCACCGGCATCTGTGACATGTATCTGGATGAAGCTGCTACCAATCACAACCTTCATGTTCTCATGGGCGGTGGTCGCAAGTGGTTTCTTCCTTCCACGACGAGCGGTTCCGGTCGTGTCAACAGCAGCACCGCCTCCGGCGCTGACTATGTGGTGCCGAGCGACATCCAGGCTGGCTGGAGCGTGCCCGCCGGTGCGGTCGATCCGAACCGCGACTTGATTGCTGATTTTCAGACCGCGGGATTCTACTATGCTCCGAATCTGGCAGGGCTCAACGCCATGACTGGAAGCGAAACCAAGCTGCTCGGGCTGTTCAACTCCGGGCACATGGACGTTTCGCTGGACAAGATCGCCTACCGTCGCACCGGAACTGCTGCGGCAGGGAGCCTGATCAGCACCTATCCTGACCAGCCCATGCTGGAGGAAATGACCGATAAGGCGCTGAGCGTGCTGAGCAAGAACGCCAATGGATTCGTCATCATGATCGAGGCAGCCTCCGTGGACAAGCAGGCTCATAACATGGACACTGAGCGTTGGGTGCATGATGCCATCGAACTTGATCGCGCTGTTGCTAAGTGCATTGCCTTCCAGGCCGCAAACCCCGACACGCTCATCATTGTGACCGCCGACCATGAGTGCGCCGGCATCAACATCATTGGCGGCAGTCTTGTCACCAACAGCTCCCTGGTCACCCGCGCTGCATCGGGTGGCGGGGCCGCGCAGCTCCGCGCTCCTGTCGTAGGCACCTATGACAACGCCAAGTTCCCTGCTTACACCAATGCGGCCGACGGCTATCCCACCACGATGGATGTGGACTACCGCATGCTGATTGGCTATGCCGGCAACTCTGACCGTTACGAAGACTGGCTGACCAATCCGACCTACAACCAGGACCCCATTGCCCGCGACACCGCTGGTAATTTCCTGGTCACCGGCCAGCAGCCTGGTACTGGGGTGCAGAGCGCCGTTCATACGGCCTCCGACATTCCCCTCTCAGCTGGTGGACGTGGTGCCGCCGCTTTTACCGGTGTCTTTGACAACACCGACGCCTTCTTCAAAGCAATGCAGGCCGCCATCGGCGGAGCCAAATAA
- a CDS encoding RDD family protein, translating into MNEEFNPYAAPQSAVLTAPLPDQELPLASRWHRLCASFLDSLILMAIFMPLQFLTGTFQREMSRQAAGGSMFAFRAENILWAIVGLLVMIGINWNFLIKGQTIGKKALKIRIDNIEGGPCERARIITRRIVALQVVYLIPVVNFIFMFIDTLMIFRGNKRTLHDEFARTKVVDLRSQLG; encoded by the coding sequence ATGAATGAAGAATTCAATCCTTACGCCGCACCGCAGTCCGCCGTTTTGACTGCGCCATTGCCCGATCAGGAACTGCCTCTCGCCAGCCGCTGGCATCGGCTCTGCGCGTCATTTCTCGATTCACTCATCCTCATGGCCATATTTATGCCGCTGCAATTTTTAACGGGCACCTTTCAGAGGGAGATGTCTCGCCAGGCGGCTGGCGGCTCCATGTTTGCCTTCAGAGCTGAGAACATCCTCTGGGCGATTGTTGGGCTGCTCGTCATGATCGGCATCAATTGGAATTTTCTGATCAAAGGCCAGACGATTGGCAAGAAGGCTCTTAAAATTCGCATCGATAACATCGAAGGAGGCCCATGTGAAAGAGCGCGTATCATCACCCGGCGCATTGTGGCATTGCAGGTCGTTTATCTGATTCCGGTGGTCAATTTCATCTTCATGTTCATCGACACCCTGATGATCTTTCGCGGCAACAAGCGTACGCTGCATGACGAGTTTGCCAGGACGAAGGTGGTGGATCTGCGCTCGCAGCTTGGCTGA
- a CDS encoding PSD1 and planctomycete cytochrome C domain-containing protein, protein MTPRFQFPSLVLGGFAVACSAASAAESFPPDQIEFFEKNVRPVLAERCYDCHGANKHQNGLRLDSRAAVIHGSDYGKVVEPGNPSASKLIKAINHAAGVEAMPKKGDKLPAPQIAALEKWISMGLPWPAEAAPAAHAKADPMQHWAYKPVQKPALPAGFTGNPIDAFVGAKLKAAGLDFAAPADAATLTRRLYLTITGLPPTYDELQKKQDPQKLVSELLSKPAYGERWARFWMDVVRYADTNGYQVAGRSNFYPYAYTYRDWIVKAFNDDMPYDKFVSYQLAADRLTASTPNSPDLAALGFYNVGERFINDRLLIADDRIDVIGRGLLGLTVACARCHDHKFDPIPSRDYYALYSILNSSDEPDDTAMPVIGKAANENDAKDYDAKVAEIAKKELDFKRTVYDEFRKPERLAEYLAFAQETVDIKDSTDFKGKAGQMKLRDRVANQWRDFLKRYALTAKPHAAMVAWSRFAKLPEAEFAAKSPAIVQELAKPESGCTPEVAAAFAQTPPKSMKDVALSYARIILDSKVEPVRQLMQDKLSPMSVPVEGANVFFTRKDSETVVRYNNERTKLDSTHPGTPPRAMVMLDKPKPQDVRVFIRGNPGRQGDPAPRAWLTMFGGEKFTDGSGRLELAKHIASKDNPLTARVIVNRVWLQHFGKPLVSQTSDFGVQTPKPVQAELLDYLAATFMENGWSLKKLHTLILTSRTFQQSSHATPEKTVKDAENDLISRFNRQRLDYETMRDAILAATGELNTTKHGGRPVELNAKDADTLRTLYLKVDRYDQASVPAMFDFANPDGHSPQRFNTTVPQQALFLMNSPFMRGRADAIAKATPLNGTTLDSESIRSMYHRVLARDPKPDEVELAQRFAADATALNAEKPFRWSYGTMKFSRTPDGKPSFTDFQAFAHLTERGNGGQRLWSPAPKIPDPQWGHVFWANYGGHAAPDGLVVTARWHAPSDMKVSIDSTLSRSSDRGDGVRGWIYNMRTGILAEQLCTPQNKKIPIQLTTEVKRGDILCFIIHNEGGTDSDSFDWQPTISRADNGEMLTNLKNDFCDSSRWPFGRAKPQSPLSQLAQVLLMSNEFMFED, encoded by the coding sequence ATGACCCCGCGTTTCCAGTTTCCCTCTCTCGTTTTGGGCGGCTTTGCCGTCGCCTGCTCGGCCGCGTCCGCCGCCGAGTCGTTCCCACCGGACCAGATCGAGTTCTTTGAGAAAAACGTCCGCCCTGTGCTGGCGGAGCGCTGCTACGACTGCCACGGTGCCAACAAGCACCAGAACGGCCTGCGCCTCGATTCACGTGCCGCAGTTATTCACGGCAGCGATTACGGCAAGGTCGTGGAGCCCGGCAATCCCAGCGCCAGCAAGCTGATCAAGGCTATCAACCACGCCGCAGGCGTTGAGGCGATGCCGAAAAAGGGCGACAAACTGCCCGCGCCGCAGATCGCAGCGCTGGAAAAGTGGATCAGCATGGGCCTGCCTTGGCCCGCCGAAGCCGCGCCTGCTGCGCACGCCAAGGCCGACCCCATGCAGCACTGGGCCTACAAGCCGGTACAAAAACCCGCCCTCCCTGCAGGTTTCACCGGCAATCCCATCGACGCCTTTGTGGGTGCCAAGCTCAAGGCGGCTGGTCTTGATTTCGCGGCACCCGCTGATGCCGCCACGCTGACTCGCCGTCTCTACCTTACCATCACGGGCCTGCCGCCCACGTACGATGAGCTGCAGAAAAAGCAGGATCCTCAGAAGCTGGTCTCCGAACTTCTCTCCAAGCCCGCCTACGGAGAGCGCTGGGCGCGCTTCTGGATGGATGTGGTGCGCTACGCCGACACCAATGGCTACCAGGTGGCCGGACGCAGCAACTTCTACCCCTACGCCTACACCTACCGTGACTGGATCGTGAAGGCGTTCAACGACGACATGCCTTATGACAAATTTGTGAGCTATCAGCTCGCGGCAGATCGTCTCACTGCCAGCACGCCGAACTCTCCCGACCTCGCCGCACTGGGCTTCTACAATGTGGGAGAGCGCTTCATCAATGACCGCCTGCTCATCGCGGATGACCGCATCGACGTCATCGGCCGCGGACTTCTGGGCCTCACCGTGGCCTGCGCCCGCTGCCACGACCACAAGTTTGACCCCATCCCCAGCCGCGACTACTACGCGCTCTACAGCATCCTCAACAGCAGCGACGAGCCGGACGACACCGCCATGCCCGTCATCGGCAAAGCGGCCAATGAAAACGACGCCAAGGACTACGATGCCAAGGTGGCTGAGATCGCCAAGAAGGAGCTCGACTTCAAGCGCACCGTTTATGACGAATTCCGCAAGCCGGAACGTCTGGCCGAATACCTTGCCTTTGCTCAGGAGACCGTGGACATCAAAGACAGCACAGACTTCAAAGGCAAGGCTGGCCAGATGAAGCTGCGCGATCGCGTGGCCAATCAATGGCGCGATTTCCTCAAACGCTATGCACTGACTGCCAAGCCGCACGCTGCCATGGTAGCCTGGAGCCGCTTTGCCAAGCTGCCCGAGGCTGAATTCGCCGCCAAATCCCCCGCCATCGTGCAGGAACTGGCCAAGCCAGAGAGCGGCTGCACGCCCGAAGTGGCCGCCGCATTCGCCCAGACGCCGCCAAAGTCCATGAAGGACGTGGCCCTCTCCTACGCGCGCATCATTCTCGACAGCAAGGTGGAGCCTGTGCGCCAGCTCATGCAGGACAAGCTCTCCCCCATGTCCGTACCGGTGGAGGGTGCGAATGTGTTTTTCACCCGCAAGGACAGCGAGACCGTGGTGCGCTACAACAACGAACGCACCAAGCTCGACAGCACGCATCCCGGCACACCACCGCGCGCCATGGTCATGCTGGACAAGCCCAAACCGCAGGACGTCCGCGTCTTCATCCGTGGCAATCCTGGACGTCAGGGCGATCCCGCTCCACGCGCCTGGCTCACCATGTTTGGCGGCGAGAAATTCACCGACGGCAGCGGCCGTCTTGAGCTGGCCAAACACATCGCCAGCAAGGACAACCCGCTCACTGCACGCGTGATCGTTAACCGCGTCTGGCTGCAGCACTTTGGCAAACCACTCGTCTCCCAGACCAGCGACTTCGGCGTGCAGACTCCAAAGCCCGTCCAGGCGGAATTGCTCGACTATCTCGCAGCCACCTTCATGGAAAACGGCTGGAGCCTCAAGAAACTGCACACCTTGATCCTCACCTCCCGCACCTTCCAGCAGAGCAGCCATGCCACGCCGGAAAAAACCGTGAAGGATGCGGAAAACGACCTCATCAGCCGCTTCAACCGCCAGCGCCTGGACTACGAAACCATGCGCGATGCAATCCTTGCCGCCACGGGCGAGCTAAACACGACCAAGCACGGCGGCCGCCCGGTGGAGCTCAACGCCAAGGACGCCGACACCCTGCGCACCCTCTACCTCAAAGTGGATCGCTACGATCAGGCAAGCGTGCCTGCTATGTTTGACTTCGCCAATCCAGACGGCCACAGCCCGCAGCGCTTCAATACCACCGTGCCACAGCAGGCGCTCTTTCTCATGAACAGCCCCTTCATGCGCGGTCGGGCCGATGCCATCGCCAAAGCCACACCGCTCAATGGCACCACGCTCGACTCCGAATCCATCCGCTCCATGTACCACCGCGTGCTTGCTCGCGATCCCAAGCCCGACGAAGTGGAGCTGGCCCAGCGCTTCGCCGCCGATGCAACTGCTCTCAATGCCGAGAAGCCCTTCCGCTGGAGCTACGGCACCATGAAGTTCTCCCGCACACCCGATGGCAAGCCATCATTCACCGACTTCCAGGCCTTTGCACATCTGACTGAGCGCGGGAATGGCGGCCAGCGGCTTTGGAGCCCCGCCCCAAAAATCCCAGACCCACAATGGGGCCACGTCTTCTGGGCCAACTACGGTGGCCACGCTGCACCTGACGGACTCGTCGTCACGGCACGCTGGCATGCTCCCAGTGACATGAAAGTCTCCATCGACAGCACCCTCAGCCGCAGCAGTGATCGCGGTGATGGCGTGCGTGGCTGGATCTACAACATGCGCACCGGCATCTTGGCCGAGCAGCTCTGCACACCGCAGAACAAGAAGATCCCCATCCAGCTCACCACCGAGGTCAAGCGCGGCGACATTCTCTGCTTCATCATCCACAACGAAGGCGGCACCGACAGCGACAGCTTTGACTGGCAGCCCACCATCAGCCGTGCTGACAACGGAGAAATGCTCACCAACCTCAAGAACGACTTCTGCGACTCCAGCCGCTGGCCCTTCGGCCGCGCCAAGCCTCAGAGTCCCCTCAGCCAGCTCGCTCAGGTGCTGCTCATGAGCAACGAGTTCATGTTCGAGGATTGA
- a CDS encoding PEP-CTERM sorting domain-containing protein — protein sequence MKRFLPLLALAAMCASTQAATVLNYSFSSDATPNVSGDSLVGTVSAAYAYIETLDANGDPLPAPSYRPDTTAPAITVGDPSARGYGAPISGNALDAVDQSVLFSFSTPQNISAFGVTLDNSTLGTPFGTAIEFYNALDTLLYSIDVNQTSPGFSVSQSSLALSGVSKVVLPAGAFYDNLSLTTVSAAPEPSRVLLLGFGACGAVFRRRRV from the coding sequence ATGAAGCGATTTCTTCCTTTACTCGCGCTGGCCGCCATGTGCGCCAGCACTCAGGCGGCCACGGTGCTGAACTATTCGTTCTCCTCCGATGCCACGCCTAATGTCTCCGGCGACTCTCTCGTCGGAACCGTATCGGCCGCTTACGCCTACATCGAAACCCTCGATGCCAACGGCGATCCGCTGCCTGCACCAAGCTACCGTCCTGACACCACCGCACCAGCCATTACTGTGGGAGATCCATCAGCACGTGGCTATGGCGCGCCGATCTCTGGCAATGCGCTTGATGCGGTGGACCAGTCGGTCTTGTTCAGCTTCAGCACTCCGCAGAACATCTCGGCCTTTGGAGTGACGCTGGACAACAGCACGCTTGGCACCCCGTTTGGCACGGCGATCGAGTTCTACAACGCCCTGGATACCCTGCTTTACAGCATCGATGTGAACCAGACGTCTCCCGGATTCTCGGTCAGCCAGTCGTCTCTTGCGCTCTCCGGAGTCAGCAAGGTCGTACTGCCTGCCGGTGCTTTCTATGACAACCTTAGCCTGACCACAGTGTCTGCGGCTCCGGAACCTTCGCGGGTTCTGCTGCTGGGGTTTGGTGCATGCGGCGCGGTGTTTCGCCGTCGTCGTGTGTAA
- a CDS encoding dipeptidase, with amino-acid sequence MSVHISRRRLLQSLPLAAVAGGFNIHVRSHEARQSWITGNPAIDKPREIALSLLKPTQAQIDHAWELHFGSVVFESYGFAPRCAVDAEAMNEAIKAGFSAAEINDLRESMSMNRNATNERERKEFLDAFHAAGVTCIFQNTGEEGSDPMRLIKRLAHFTKATDLLKPSLSKVVTADEIVALKKAGNVGLCFTTNGVPLMQDWESVRDELRFIRIFHELGTRMMHVTYNRRNPLGDGAGEPHDGGLSNFGHAAVAEMNKIGVIADVAHSGWKTACDAAKASSKPMVASHTTCCGVYEHFRGKPDDTIRAICDTDGLVGICCIPRFLGGKGDITALLDHLDHLIKKFGAKHAAIGCDVAYTSRFDKEERAKLLKAPGGSADKWEHLWPKDDFVTTVTAEQSIAWSNWPLFTLGMIMRGHNDDTIRQVLGGNMLRVLKANQV; translated from the coding sequence ATGAGCGTCCACATCTCCCGCCGCCGTCTGCTTCAAAGCCTGCCACTCGCCGCCGTCGCTGGCGGTTTCAACATCCACGTGCGCTCTCATGAAGCACGGCAGTCCTGGATCACCGGCAATCCGGCCATCGACAAGCCGCGTGAAATCGCGCTCAGCCTGCTGAAGCCCACCCAGGCGCAGATCGACCATGCCTGGGAGCTGCACTTTGGCTCCGTTGTCTTTGAGAGCTACGGCTTCGCACCCCGCTGCGCCGTCGATGCTGAGGCGATGAATGAGGCCATCAAGGCCGGCTTCAGCGCAGCAGAGATCAATGACCTGCGCGAGTCCATGTCCATGAACCGCAACGCGACCAACGAACGCGAGCGCAAGGAATTCCTGGACGCCTTTCACGCCGCCGGCGTGACCTGCATCTTCCAAAACACCGGAGAAGAAGGCAGCGACCCCATGCGACTGATCAAGCGCCTGGCCCACTTCACCAAGGCTACGGACCTGCTGAAACCTTCGCTGTCCAAAGTGGTGACGGCAGACGAAATTGTGGCGCTAAAAAAGGCGGGAAACGTGGGCCTGTGCTTCACCACCAACGGCGTGCCCCTGATGCAGGACTGGGAAAGTGTGCGGGATGAGCTGCGCTTCATCCGCATCTTCCACGAGTTGGGCACACGCATGATGCATGTGACCTACAACCGCCGCAATCCGCTGGGAGACGGTGCCGGGGAGCCCCACGACGGTGGGCTCAGTAACTTTGGTCATGCGGCCGTGGCTGAGATGAACAAAATCGGCGTCATTGCAGACGTGGCGCACAGTGGCTGGAAGACGGCCTGTGACGCCGCCAAAGCCAGCAGCAAGCCCATGGTGGCCAGCCACACCACCTGCTGCGGGGTTTACGAGCACTTCCGAGGCAAGCCTGACGACACCATCAGGGCCATCTGCGACACCGACGGCCTCGTGGGTATCTGCTGCATCCCGCGCTTCCTCGGTGGCAAAGGGGACATCACCGCGCTGCTCGACCACCTGGACCACCTCATCAAAAAATTCGGGGCCAAACACGCCGCCATCGGTTGCGATGTGGCATACACCTCACGCTTTGATAAAGAAGAGCGTGCGAAGCTTCTCAAAGCCCCGGGCGGCAGCGCGGACAAGTGGGAGCATCTCTGGCCCAAAGATGATTTTGTCACAACTGTGACAGCGGAGCAGAGCATCGCCTGGTCAAACTGGCCCCTCTTCACCCTCGGCATGATCATGCGCGGTCATAACGACGACACCATCCGGCAGGTGCTCGGTGGAAACATGCTCAGGGTGCTGAAGGCAAATCAGGTCTGA
- a CDS encoding DUF1501 domain-containing protein, whose amino-acid sequence MFRIPGVPGKDLCDKNLGFSRRDILRVGGGSMMGLTLNNVLRGQAMAANSPNAGRAGWGKAKHVLMIYLQGGPSHLDLWDPKENVPDKVRSAFKTIPTKIPGKHFTEILPGLAKVNDKFTMINSMSYTPNGLFNHTAAIYQIMTGYTTDKVSPSGQLEPPNAKDFPNFGSNIVRLKPLQEPMLPFVQLPRPLQESNVVGKGGGAGFLGKAYDPYTLFPDGDDLDMGKMDRIKIEDLQLRPDLFSVRLERRAKLRDAINDQMPQIEAAVKDMSLDSYYSQALNLISSGRARDAFALDREPAKLRDRYGRNTFGQSCLLARRLLEAGTRVVEVIWPKVANSDNHSWDHHVGLTERMKNKSGPMLDQGLSALFEDLDASGLLDETIVVALGEFGRSPEKGVSTSGNGNSADGRDHWPYCYTAIVGGAGIKRGYVHGKSDATGSAPVEDAVHPTELLATIYHAVGIDPETIVYNHLNQPRELVKAKPVTKLFA is encoded by the coding sequence ATGTTCCGCATTCCTGGCGTCCCCGGCAAAGACCTTTGCGACAAAAACCTCGGCTTCTCGCGCCGTGACATCCTGCGCGTGGGCGGAGGATCCATGATGGGCCTCACGCTCAACAATGTCCTCCGTGGCCAGGCCATGGCGGCAAACTCCCCCAACGCAGGCCGCGCCGGCTGGGGCAAGGCCAAGCATGTGCTCATGATTTACCTCCAGGGCGGCCCCAGCCACCTGGACCTCTGGGATCCAAAGGAAAACGTGCCGGACAAGGTGCGCAGTGCTTTCAAGACTATCCCGACCAAAATCCCGGGAAAGCACTTCACCGAGATCCTTCCCGGCCTCGCCAAGGTGAACGACAAGTTCACCATGATCAATTCGATGAGCTACACGCCCAATGGTCTTTTCAACCACACGGCGGCCATCTACCAGATCATGACTGGCTACACGACGGACAAGGTCAGCCCCTCCGGCCAGTTGGAACCGCCGAACGCCAAGGACTTCCCGAATTTCGGCAGCAACATCGTTCGCCTCAAGCCGCTGCAGGAGCCCATGCTCCCCTTCGTGCAGCTTCCCCGCCCCCTGCAGGAGTCCAACGTCGTCGGCAAAGGTGGTGGTGCTGGCTTCCTCGGCAAGGCCTACGATCCCTACACTCTCTTCCCCGATGGCGATGACCTCGACATGGGCAAGATGGACCGCATCAAAATCGAAGACCTGCAGCTCCGCCCCGATCTGTTCAGCGTGCGCCTGGAACGCCGCGCCAAGCTGCGCGATGCCATCAATGACCAGATGCCCCAGATCGAGGCTGCCGTGAAGGACATGAGCCTGGACAGCTACTACAGCCAGGCCCTGAACCTCATCTCCAGCGGCCGTGCCCGCGATGCCTTCGCCCTCGATCGCGAGCCCGCCAAGCTGCGCGACCGCTACGGACGCAATACCTTCGGCCAGAGCTGCCTGCTCGCCCGCCGTCTGCTTGAAGCCGGAACCCGCGTCGTCGAAGTCATCTGGCCCAAGGTCGCCAACTCCGACAACCACTCCTGGGACCACCATGTGGGCCTGACCGAGCGCATGAAGAACAAGTCCGGCCCCATGCTGGACCAGGGCCTCAGCGCCTTGTTTGAAGATCTGGACGCCAGTGGCCTGCTGGACGAAACCATCGTCGTGGCTCTCGGTGAATTCGGCCGAAGCCCTGAGAAAGGCGTGTCCACCAGCGGCAACGGCAACAGCGCCGATGGCCGCGACCACTGGCCATACTGCTACACCGCCATCGTCGGCGGTGCCGGCATCAAGCGCGGCTACGTCCACGGCAAATCCGACGCCACCGGCTCCGCCCCCGTGGAGGACGCCGTGCATCCCACCGAGCTCCTCGCCACCATCTACCACGCCGTCGGCATTGATCCCGAGACGATTGTTTACAATCACCTCAACCAGCCGCGTGAGCTGGTGAAGGCCAAGCCGGTGACAAAGCTCTTCGCCTGA